The Sesamum indicum cultivar Zhongzhi No. 13 linkage group LG1, S_indicum_v1.0, whole genome shotgun sequence genome includes a window with the following:
- the LOC105155473 gene encoding protein YLS3 — protein sequence MAFPSTIAAVLTVALLVAATGLAEAQSDCVAKLVPCAEYLNSTNPSATCCNAIKEVVSTQLDCLCRLYNNPDLLGGINITQALLLPKYCNLPGDVSACNALAPHPSSVPPPAVPGGGGGGGNAAGRISWMGMPALLLVSALSFFY from the exons ATGGCATTCCCCTCCACGATCGCGGCGGTCTTAACGGTGGCGCTGTTGGTAGCTGCCACCGGACTGGCGGAGGCGCAGTCTGACTGCGTCGCCAAGCTGGTGCCCTGCGCAGAGTACTTGAACTCAACAAATCCATCGGCGACCTGCTGCAACGCCATCAAAGAAGTGGTGTCAACTCAGCTTGACTGTCTCTGCCGCCTGTACAACAATCCGGATCTTCTCGGCGGGATTAATATTACTCAAGCGCTTTTGCTCCCCAAATACTGTAATCTTCCTGGCGACGTCAGCGCCTGCAACG CTTTGGCGCCGCATCCCTCATCTGTTCCTCCTCCAG CCGTACCCggtggcggcggcggcggcggcaaTGCTGCAGGCAGGATTTCATGGATGGGGATGCCAGCCCTTCTCTTGGTGTCGGCTCTCTCCTTTTTCTATTAA